The Candidatus Atribacteria bacterium genomic sequence CTTCCTTTTTTACCAATAAAATAGTTAACATTTATTGTGTATTATTTCATAAATAAAGTTAATACTTTCGTAAAAAATACATCGACCAATCCAATAAAGATCGAGGCCATAATTATCGTAGAAATAACTACAATGGTGCTATTCTTAAGATCTTTTTTGGTCGGCCAGATAACTTTTTTTAATTCAGCAATAGCTTCTTTTATAAAATTGTTTATTTTACTAAAAATATTATTTAGTTTCATTTTTTTCCTAACTATTCTTCCCTATATTTAAATAAAAAATGGCAGGCCCGGCAGGATTTGAACCTGCAACCCCCGGATTTGGAGTCCAGTGCTCTGCCGTTGGAGCTACGGACCTTAATAATTTTTGATTAAAACTCAAAAGTTAAGGTTATTTTATTTCTTTATGTAAAGTATGAGTTTTACAAAACTTACAGTAT encodes the following:
- the secE gene encoding preprotein translocase subunit SecE translates to MKLNNIFSKINNFIKEAIAELKKVIWPTKKDLKNSTIVVISTIIMASIFIGLVDVFFTKVLTLFMK